In the Longimicrobiaceae bacterium genome, one interval contains:
- a CDS encoding alpha/beta fold hydrolase codes for MRRSAAPLALSLLLSLALAAPARAQQQDTLTPVVPLKGTLERITVHGKSLEGNLAGDSPDRPVTVYLPPSYQSSPQRRYPVVYLLHGFTDNDLQWMGWREHFVNVPAAMERALEAGTAGEMILVMPNAFTAFEGSFYGSSVNTGDWETYVAGELVAYIDSHYRTLAQRESRGLAGHSMGGYGTLRIGMKRPDVFSAIYAMSPCCLAPNLNAGGGPNAAQLEQIRSVEQVHQASFFVKAVFASAAAWSPDPNKPPLYLDLPTENGEVQPDVVARWVANAPLATVHQYVPELRSLSAIALDAGAQDRGIAETTRQFSEVLTEYGIEHFVEIYDPGDHINRVDERVEEHVLPFFTRHLEGAR; via the coding sequence ATGCGCCGATCAGCCGCTCCCCTAGCGCTATCCCTGCTCCTCTCGCTGGCGCTCGCCGCTCCCGCCCGCGCCCAGCAGCAAGACACCCTCACCCCCGTCGTCCCCCTCAAGGGCACCCTCGAGCGCATCACCGTGCACGGCAAATCCCTGGAGGGTAACCTCGCGGGCGACTCCCCCGACCGGCCGGTCACCGTGTACCTGCCGCCGAGCTACCAGAGCTCTCCCCAGCGGCGCTATCCCGTCGTCTACCTCCTGCACGGGTTCACCGACAACGACCTGCAGTGGATGGGGTGGCGCGAGCACTTCGTGAACGTGCCCGCGGCCATGGAGCGCGCCCTCGAGGCGGGCACGGCGGGGGAGATGATCCTGGTGATGCCGAACGCCTTCACCGCCTTCGAGGGGAGCTTCTACGGCAGCTCGGTCAACACCGGCGATTGGGAGACCTACGTGGCGGGGGAGCTGGTGGCCTACATCGACAGCCACTACCGCACGCTCGCGCAACGCGAGAGCCGGGGGCTGGCCGGTCACTCCATGGGCGGATACGGCACGCTGCGCATCGGCATGAAGCGCCCCGACGTGTTCTCAGCCATCTACGCGATGAGCCCGTGCTGCCTGGCACCGAATCTCAATGCCGGCGGGGGACCCAACGCCGCGCAGCTCGAGCAGATCCGCAGCGTGGAGCAGGTCCATCAGGCGAGCTTCTTCGTGAAGGCAGTGTTCGCGAGCGCCGCCGCCTGGTCGCCGGATCCCAACAAGCCCCCGCTGTACCTCGACCTTCCCACCGAGAACGGGGAGGTGCAGCCGGATGTCGTCGCCCGCTGGGTGGCCAACGCGCCGCTGGCCACAGTCCACCAGTACGTGCCGGAGCTTCGCTCCCTTAGCGCCATCGCGCTGGACGCCGGGGCGCAGGACCGCGGCATCGCCGAGACGACGCGGCAGTTCTCCGAGGTGCTGACCGAGTACGGAATCGAGCACTTCGTGGAGATCTACGACCCCGGCGATCACATCAACCGCGTCGACGAGCGGGTGGAGGAGCACGTGCTCCCGTTCTTCACCCGGCATCTGGAGGGCGCTCGGTGA